The Bryobacteraceae bacterium genome includes a window with the following:
- a CDS encoding glycoside hydrolase — MHASDLRPTRRALLAAVMPGALPQLGVRRPGPEPAPGWDYAQRILEQIRPPQFPARDFDAARFGARGDGDRDCTEAFRAAIRACHQAGGGRVVVPKGVWLTGPVHLLSRVNLHLEEGATLRFFHDPKRYLPLVPSFWEGMECLNYSPLIYALDQQDVAVTGAGVLDGQADCEHWWPWKGRTNCGWSKGQPHQGPARDRLIRMVEAGVPPAERAFGEGSYLRPNFLVFFRCRNVLVEGVTIRNSPMWEIHPVLCANVTVRGVKIVSHGPNNDGCDPECSRNVLIEDCLFDTGDDCIAIKSGRNADGRRVRTPSENIVIRNCVMKDGHGGVTIGSEISGGARHIYAERCRMDSPNLDRVLRLKTNAMRGGLIEHVYMRDVEVGQVADALLHVDFLYEEGLNGPHLPVVRRIEMENIRCRRTRYGVYIRGFENSPVRDVLLRNWQVEEAPGGNVIEHARDIRAEGVRIGGREIRL; from the coding sequence ATGCACGCATCCGATTTGCGCCCCACGCGACGCGCGCTTCTGGCAGCCGTCATGCCCGGTGCGCTGCCGCAGCTGGGAGTGCGGCGCCCTGGGCCGGAACCCGCCCCCGGATGGGACTACGCGCAGCGGATCCTCGAGCAGATCCGCCCGCCGCAGTTCCCTGCCCGCGATTTCGACGCCGCGCGCTTCGGCGCGCGCGGCGACGGGGATCGCGACTGCACGGAGGCGTTCCGCGCCGCCATCCGCGCCTGCCACCAGGCCGGCGGCGGCCGCGTCGTCGTGCCGAAGGGAGTCTGGCTCACGGGCCCCGTGCACCTTCTGTCCCGGGTGAACCTTCACCTCGAGGAAGGCGCCACGCTGCGCTTTTTCCACGATCCGAAGCGCTACCTGCCGCTCGTGCCCTCTTTCTGGGAAGGCATGGAGTGCCTGAACTACTCGCCGCTGATCTACGCCCTGGACCAGCAGGATGTCGCCGTCACCGGCGCGGGCGTGCTGGACGGTCAGGCCGACTGCGAACACTGGTGGCCGTGGAAAGGGCGCACCAACTGCGGCTGGTCAAAAGGGCAGCCGCATCAGGGACCGGCCCGCGACCGGCTGATCCGGATGGTGGAGGCGGGCGTTCCGCCCGCGGAACGCGCCTTCGGCGAGGGTTCGTACCTGCGCCCGAATTTCCTCGTTTTTTTCCGCTGCCGCAACGTGCTGGTGGAGGGCGTCACCATCCGCAACTCGCCCATGTGGGAGATCCATCCCGTGCTGTGCGCGAACGTGACGGTGCGCGGCGTGAAGATCGTCTCGCACGGGCCGAACAACGACGGCTGCGACCCGGAGTGCTCGCGCAATGTTCTGATCGAAGACTGCCTGTTCGACACCGGCGACGACTGCATCGCCATCAAGAGCGGCCGCAACGCCGACGGGCGGCGCGTCCGCACGCCCAGCGAGAACATCGTCATCCGGAACTGCGTGATGAAGGACGGCCACGGCGGCGTCACCATCGGCAGCGAGATCTCCGGCGGCGCGCGCCACATCTACGCCGAGCGCTGCCGCATGGACAGCCCGAACCTGGACCGCGTGCTGCGGCTGAAAACCAACGCCATGCGCGGCGGCCTGATCGAGCACGTCTACATGCGGGACGTCGAAGTGGGGCAGGTGGCCGACGCGTTGCTCCACGTTGACTTCCTGTACGAAGAGGGCCTGAACGGGCCGCATCTGCCCGTGGTGCGACGCATCGAAATGGAAAACATCCGCTGCCGCAGGACGCGCTACGGCGTCTACATCCGCGGCTTCGAAAACAGCCCGGTGCGGGACGTCCTGCTCCGCAACTGGCAGGTGGAGGAAGCGCCCGGCGGCAATGTCATCGAGCACGCCCGGGACATCCGCGCCGAAGGCGTGCGGATCGGCGGCCGCGAGATCCGGCTGTAG
- the ppa gene encoding inorganic pyrophosphatase → MTFVYPKLYDLDPGPEAPELVRMIVEIPKNSANKIEYDGTLGVFRLDRALYSPMHYPGDYGFIPGTLAEDGDPLDVLALVSEPSFTGCLIEVRPIGLLRMVDRDEMDEKVIAVPTRNPRYDEIHTIDQVFPHVRRELEHFFSIYKELEGRVATTQGWGGPREARRAILDARERYLEKKRAAEPCGDGI, encoded by the coding sequence TTGACGTTTGTGTATCCGAAGCTCTACGACCTTGATCCTGGCCCTGAGGCGCCAGAACTGGTGCGGATGATCGTCGAGATCCCGAAGAACTCCGCCAACAAGATCGAATACGACGGCACGCTGGGCGTCTTCCGGCTGGACCGCGCGCTGTACTCTCCCATGCACTATCCGGGCGACTACGGGTTCATCCCGGGGACCCTGGCCGAGGACGGCGACCCTCTGGACGTGCTGGCGCTGGTCAGCGAGCCCAGCTTCACGGGCTGCCTGATCGAAGTCCGCCCCATCGGGCTGCTGCGCATGGTGGACCGCGACGAGATGGACGAGAAGGTGATCGCCGTGCCGACGCGCAATCCGCGCTACGACGAGATCCACACGATCGACCAGGTGTTCCCGCACGTCAGGCGGGAACTGGAGCATTTCTTCAGCATTTACAAGGAACTCGAGGGGCGCGTGGCGACAACGCAGGGCTGGGGAGGCCCGCGCGAGGCGCGCCGGGCGATCCTCGACGCGCGCGAGCGCTACCTGGAAAAGAAGCGCGCGGCGGAGCCCTGCGGCGACGGCATCTGA
- the rsmH gene encoding ribosomal RNA small subunit methyltransferase H, giving the protein MEHTPVLLRESLEFLAVRPDGVYVDCTCGLGGHTAAIAALLETGRVIALDRDAESLEQARGRCAPWRERIVFVQSSFSDLSSTLDSLGLPHVDGILADLGVSRYQLTSPERGFSLQSAGPLDMRMDRRQSLTAAAIVNHYSERELARIFEELGEERRRLAEKIARAVVRARPVADTAHLARVVASVAPRAARIHPATRVFQALRMAVNDEPGQLDALLAQAPERLAPGGRMVVIAFQSLDDRKVKVRFRELARQGGFRVLTRHVVRPGDEEKRANPASRSAVLRALERQRE; this is encoded by the coding sequence ATGGAGCACACGCCCGTACTGCTGCGCGAATCGCTGGAGTTTCTGGCGGTGCGCCCGGACGGCGTGTACGTGGACTGCACATGCGGGCTGGGAGGCCACACGGCGGCGATCGCCGCGCTGCTGGAAACGGGGCGCGTGATTGCGCTCGACAGGGACGCCGAATCGCTGGAGCAGGCGCGCGGGCGCTGCGCGCCGTGGCGGGAGCGGATCGTCTTCGTGCAGAGTTCGTTTTCGGATCTTTCGTCCACTCTCGACTCTCTCGGATTGCCGCATGTGGACGGGATCCTGGCCGATCTGGGCGTCAGCCGTTATCAGCTCACCTCACCGGAGCGTGGCTTTTCGCTGCAGTCGGCCGGGCCGCTCGACATGCGGATGGACCGGCGGCAGAGCCTCACCGCTGCCGCCATTGTCAATCACTATTCGGAACGGGAGCTCGCCCGGATCTTCGAGGAGCTGGGCGAGGAAAGGAGGCGCCTAGCGGAAAAAATAGCCAGAGCAGTGGTGCGGGCGCGGCCGGTGGCCGACACGGCGCATCTGGCGCGCGTGGTGGCGTCGGTTGCGCCCCGTGCCGCAAGGATTCATCCCGCCACGCGCGTTTTCCAGGCGCTGCGCATGGCGGTCAACGACGAGCCGGGGCAGCTGGACGCTCTGCTGGCGCAGGCGCCGGAGCGGCTCGCGCCTGGAGGCCGGATGGTGGTGATCGCCTTCCAGTCGCTGGACGACCGCAAGGTGAAAGTGCGCTTCAGGGAGCTGGCGCGGCAAGGGGGATTCCGCGTGCTGACGCGGCATGTCGTCCGTCCCGGGGACGAAGAGAAACGCGCCAATCCGGCCAGCCGCAGCGCCGTGCTGCGGGCATTGGAACGGCAGAGGGAGTGA
- the ftsI gene encoding penicillin-binding protein, translating to MRQRDQQFGSNRRAAAAALIVAGMAAVVLAKLVELQVVRHEYYAERGRRQHLREFRLPALRGELLARDSYPLAISIRTESAVVNPQQIRDPEFFARVVAPVLGLKPEELSGPLMTKKQAGGPGASFHIVARHLTPEQRERLRPLQKTFPIHFVPDARRDYPNGVTGAHVVGAIGAEGDGNAGVEQKLNDELKGRDGLIQVLAGSRQDRFITWTKRDSLPGVNVTLSIDRVIQHDAERFLREGIEQAGAESGTVVVMDPRNGEILALANYPTFDPRREKPTPAEAAARHSNIAVQIPCEPGSVMKMITVTMGIDTGLFRPESLIYCENGAFPRPGRRAIHDVHRYGTLDLSQVLIKSSNIGVVKVSLAAGPQRLYEYLKKFGIGDRTGIELPAESRGILRPQACRGPQDRNCWSPASHEYIAFGHEVSATAVQLARAVAVIANGGLLVQPHLVIGKSRPTPEGREIPIKVEQEPPRRVLRPETAITIRRIMERVVLEGTGKAAAIPGYSSGGKTGSAEIFENGRWLNRHNASFIGFAPVANPRVVVVVTLNRTPKLGGASAAPVFRKVAETALRVLHVPMDRPETAPEPKPQAPPKAPPLLASAEKPEPREEAPPPATPALVGPKVPDFRGRPLVAVLREAASLGLPVETLGRGVAREQSPPPGTVLAPGMRVQVRFGL from the coding sequence ATGAGGCAGCGAGACCAGCAATTCGGTTCGAACCGGCGTGCAGCCGCTGCGGCCCTGATCGTGGCCGGCATGGCGGCCGTCGTGCTGGCCAAGCTCGTCGAGCTTCAGGTGGTGCGGCATGAATACTACGCCGAGCGCGGCCGGCGGCAGCATCTGCGCGAGTTCAGGCTGCCCGCGCTGCGCGGCGAGCTGCTGGCGCGCGACTCCTACCCGCTGGCCATCAGCATCCGCACGGAATCGGCGGTGGTCAATCCCCAGCAGATCCGCGATCCCGAGTTCTTCGCCCGCGTCGTGGCGCCCGTCCTCGGCCTGAAGCCCGAGGAACTGTCGGGCCCGCTGATGACGAAGAAGCAGGCCGGCGGCCCGGGCGCTTCATTCCACATCGTGGCGCGCCACCTCACGCCGGAACAGCGCGAGCGGCTCAGGCCGCTGCAGAAGACCTTCCCCATCCACTTCGTCCCCGATGCAAGGCGCGATTACCCGAACGGCGTCACCGGAGCGCACGTCGTCGGCGCCATCGGCGCCGAAGGCGACGGCAACGCCGGCGTCGAACAGAAGCTGAACGACGAGCTGAAAGGGCGCGACGGGCTGATCCAGGTGCTTGCAGGCTCCCGCCAGGACCGCTTCATCACGTGGACCAAGCGCGACAGCCTGCCGGGCGTCAACGTGACCCTTTCCATCGACCGCGTCATCCAGCATGACGCCGAGCGGTTCCTGCGCGAAGGCATCGAACAGGCCGGCGCGGAGAGCGGCACGGTGGTGGTCATGGATCCCCGCAACGGCGAGATCCTCGCCCTGGCCAATTACCCGACCTTCGATCCGAGGCGCGAAAAGCCCACCCCCGCGGAAGCCGCGGCGCGGCACTCCAACATCGCCGTGCAGATCCCCTGCGAGCCCGGCTCGGTGATGAAGATGATCACCGTCACCATGGGCATCGACACGGGCCTGTTCCGCCCCGAAAGCCTCATCTACTGCGAAAACGGCGCGTTCCCGCGGCCCGGCCGCCGCGCCATTCACGACGTGCACCGCTACGGCACGCTCGATCTCAGCCAGGTGCTGATCAAGAGCAGCAACATCGGCGTCGTGAAAGTCAGCCTCGCCGCGGGGCCGCAACGGCTCTACGAGTACCTGAAGAAATTCGGCATCGGCGACCGCACCGGCATCGAGCTGCCGGCGGAGTCCCGCGGCATCCTGCGCCCGCAGGCCTGCCGCGGTCCGCAGGACCGCAACTGCTGGTCGCCCGCGTCTCACGAGTACATCGCCTTCGGCCACGAAGTCAGCGCCACGGCGGTGCAGCTGGCGCGCGCGGTGGCGGTGATCGCCAACGGAGGGCTGCTCGTGCAGCCGCATCTGGTGATCGGCAAGAGCCGCCCGACGCCGGAGGGGCGGGAGATTCCCATCAAGGTGGAGCAGGAACCGCCCCGGCGCGTGCTGCGGCCGGAAACAGCCATCACCATCCGCCGCATCATGGAGCGCGTCGTGCTGGAGGGCACGGGGAAAGCGGCCGCCATTCCCGGCTACTCTTCGGGCGGCAAGACCGGCTCGGCCGAAATCTTCGAAAACGGCCGCTGGCTGAACCGCCACAACGCCTCCTTCATCGGGTTCGCCCCGGTAGCCAATCCGCGCGTCGTCGTCGTGGTGACGCTGAACCGCACGCCCAAGCTGGGCGGAGCGTCGGCCGCGCCGGTGTTCCGCAAGGTGGCCGAGACGGCGCTGCGCGTGCTCCACGTGCCGATGGACCGGCCTGAGACGGCGCCGGAGCCGAAGCCGCAGGCGCCGCCGAAAGCGCCGCCGCTGCTGGCTTCCGCCGAAAAACCCGAGCCTCGCGAAGAGGCGCCGCCGCCGGCCACCCCCGCGCTGGTCGGCCCGAAGGTGCCGGATTTCCGCGGCCGCCCGCTGGTGGCGGTGCTGCGGGAAGCCGCTTCGCTCGGCCTTCCCGTGGAGACGCTGGGACGCGGCGTGGCGCGCGAGCAGTCGCCGCCGCCCGGCACGGTGCTCGCGCCCGGAATGCGCGTGCAGGTGCGCTTCGGACTGTAG
- the murE gene encoding UDP-N-acetylmuramoyl-L-alanyl-D-glutamate--2,6-diaminopimelate ligase produces the protein MNLAALLADIVPHADPAWERIEVVGLDYDSRRIGPGFVFFAFPGSRTSGALFARDAAERGAVAVISELDAPPDFPVPWIRTAHGRRALALMSLRLYGRPDERLRLTGVTGTNGKTTTVFAIDAMLRHAGRTTAMAGTVLYRIAGREAPAVNTTPESLDLVRMMDELARAGGADFVFEVSSHALALERIYGFRFHTALFTNLTQDHLDFHGTMEAYFAAKHRLFEGAGGPAPRFAVVNEDDPWTERIVTAPQTERWSYGLGARARFRAVDIEAGFHGVRFTIEHPGGRTRIESPMCGLISVYNLTAAFAAGLSLGLEPEAAASGLAACRAVPGRFERIDMGQPFLVVVDYAHTEDALQNLILAARALGPKRVITVFGCGGDRDKLKRPRMGETAAALSDLVVVTSDNPRSENPLEIINDILVGLRRRDTPHEVEPDRREAIRLAIGRAAAGDIVLIAGKGHETCQVLADRTIAFDDRAVAREVLAEYGYGGPRGGES, from the coding sequence ATGAACCTCGCCGCCCTGCTCGCAGACATCGTCCCGCACGCCGATCCCGCATGGGAGCGGATCGAAGTCGTGGGGCTGGACTACGACAGCCGCCGCATCGGGCCGGGCTTCGTGTTTTTCGCTTTCCCGGGCAGCCGCACGAGCGGCGCCCTGTTCGCCCGCGATGCCGCCGAACGCGGGGCTGTGGCCGTGATCAGCGAACTCGATGCGCCGCCCGATTTCCCCGTTCCCTGGATCCGCACCGCTCATGGCCGCCGGGCTCTGGCGCTGATGAGCCTGCGCCTCTACGGCCGCCCCGACGAGCGGCTCCGCCTGACCGGCGTGACGGGCACGAACGGCAAGACCACCACCGTCTTCGCCATCGACGCCATGCTGCGCCACGCCGGACGCACGACAGCCATGGCGGGCACCGTGCTGTACCGCATCGCCGGCCGCGAAGCGCCCGCCGTCAACACGACGCCGGAGTCGCTCGACCTGGTGCGCATGATGGACGAGCTCGCGCGCGCCGGCGGCGCGGACTTCGTCTTCGAGGTTTCCTCGCACGCGCTGGCTCTCGAGCGCATTTACGGCTTCCGCTTCCACACGGCCCTGTTCACGAATCTCACGCAGGACCACCTGGACTTCCACGGCACCATGGAGGCCTATTTCGCGGCCAAACACCGGCTGTTCGAGGGCGCCGGCGGACCTGCGCCGCGGTTCGCCGTCGTCAACGAAGACGATCCGTGGACGGAGCGGATCGTCACCGCGCCGCAGACGGAGCGCTGGTCCTACGGCCTCGGCGCTCGCGCGCGGTTCCGCGCCGTGGACATCGAAGCGGGCTTCCACGGGGTGCGTTTCACCATCGAGCATCCGGGCGGGCGCACGCGGATCGAGTCGCCGATGTGCGGCCTGATCAGCGTCTACAACCTGACGGCCGCTTTCGCCGCCGGCCTGTCTCTGGGGCTCGAGCCGGAAGCCGCCGCATCCGGTCTGGCCGCCTGCCGCGCCGTGCCCGGGCGGTTCGAGCGCATCGACATGGGCCAGCCGTTCCTCGTCGTCGTCGACTATGCGCACACCGAGGACGCATTGCAGAACCTGATTCTGGCCGCGCGCGCCCTGGGGCCGAAGCGCGTCATCACCGTCTTCGGCTGCGGCGGCGACCGCGACAAGCTGAAGCGCCCGCGCATGGGCGAAACGGCCGCCGCGCTGAGCGACCTCGTGGTGGTCACCAGCGACAATCCCCGCAGCGAGAATCCCCTCGAGATCATCAACGACATCCTCGTGGGGCTGCGCCGCCGCGACACGCCTCATGAAGTGGAGCCGGACCGGCGCGAGGCGATCCGCCTCGCCATCGGCCGCGCCGCAGCCGGCGACATCGTGCTGATCGCCGGCAAGGGGCATGAAACCTGCCAGGTGCTGGCGGACCGCACCATCGCCTTCGACGACCGCGCCGTGGCGCGCGAGGTGCTGGCCGAATACGGCTATGGCGGGCCGCGGGGAGGCGAATCATGA
- the murF gene encoding UDP-N-acetylmuramoyl-tripeptide--D-alanyl-D-alanine ligase codes for MRISVAGRWCTSVSVDTRTLQPGALFVALKGPNHDGHDFVAAAFEKGAAAAVVERPVEAPGPLHVVPDALAWLQQKAAEERSRWGGLVVGITGSAGKTTTKEALAAVLSVRLRTGKTQGNFNNHIGVPLTILNLPDDAEAAAVEIGMNHAGEIRHLCTIARPQIGVVTNVGTAHIENLGSIEGIAAAKRELVESLPPDGAAVLNGDDPRVRAMADIFPGRKVFYGSSSLVPSEAPHVRASNVAYLSEGVKFDVPDVGSFFCPLAGRAGLMCSLAALAAARCLGWDLGECKEAVARLQTAPMRLERIERNGMVIWNDCYNSNPEAAMMMLDLLAESPAARRIAVLGEMLELGPWSEPLHREVGRHAAARGLDWLVCVRGAARWMQEEAAAAGMPAERAVFFDDPAEAGSFVRSLARAGDVLLFKGSRGVRMEKALEAMLG; via the coding sequence ATGAGAATCTCCGTCGCCGGCCGGTGGTGCACGTCCGTCAGCGTGGACACCCGCACGCTGCAGCCCGGCGCGCTGTTTGTCGCTCTGAAGGGCCCGAATCACGACGGCCACGATTTCGTGGCGGCCGCGTTTGAAAAAGGCGCCGCCGCGGCCGTCGTGGAGCGGCCCGTGGAGGCCCCGGGGCCGCTGCACGTCGTGCCGGACGCCCTCGCCTGGCTTCAGCAGAAGGCCGCCGAGGAGCGCAGCCGCTGGGGCGGCCTCGTGGTGGGCATCACCGGCAGCGCCGGTAAAACGACCACCAAGGAAGCGCTGGCCGCCGTGCTCTCCGTCCGCCTGCGCACCGGCAAGACGCAGGGCAATTTCAACAACCACATCGGCGTGCCGCTGACGATTCTCAACCTGCCGGATGACGCCGAAGCGGCCGCCGTCGAAATCGGCATGAACCACGCCGGCGAGATCCGCCATCTGTGCACCATCGCGCGGCCGCAGATCGGCGTGGTCACCAACGTGGGCACGGCGCATATCGAGAATCTCGGCTCGATCGAAGGCATCGCCGCCGCCAAGCGCGAACTCGTCGAGTCGCTCCCGCCCGATGGCGCGGCCGTGCTCAATGGCGACGACCCTCGCGTGCGCGCGATGGCGGACATCTTCCCTGGCAGGAAGGTCTTTTACGGTTCTTCTTCCCTTGTTCCCTCCGAGGCACCCCACGTCCGGGCTTCGAACGTCGCCTACCTGTCCGAGGGGGTGAAGTTCGATGTCCCGGACGTGGGCTCTTTTTTCTGCCCCCTGGCCGGGCGCGCGGGGCTGATGTGCTCGCTCGCCGCCCTGGCCGCGGCCCGGTGCCTGGGCTGGGATCTGGGAGAATGTAAAGAGGCTGTCGCCCGCCTGCAAACCGCGCCCATGCGGCTCGAGCGGATCGAGCGCAACGGCATGGTGATCTGGAATGACTGCTACAACTCGAATCCGGAAGCGGCCATGATGATGCTCGACCTGCTGGCCGAGTCGCCCGCCGCGCGCCGGATCGCCGTCCTCGGAGAGATGCTCGAGCTGGGCCCCTGGAGCGAACCCCTGCACCGCGAAGTCGGCCGCCACGCCGCCGCGCGCGGGCTCGACTGGCTGGTTTGCGTGCGCGGCGCCGCGCGCTGGATGCAGGAAGAAGCCGCGGCCGCGGGCATGCCCGCCGAGCGCGCCGTGTTTTTCGACGACCCCGCCGAAGCCGGTTCTTTCGTGCGGAGCCTGGCGCGCGCGGGCGACGTTCTGCTGTTCAAGGGCTCGCGCGGCGTCCGCATGGAGAAGGCGCTGGAGGCGATGCTGGGCTAG
- the mraY gene encoding phospho-N-acetylmuramoyl-pentapeptide-transferase has product MFYWLFYELLFPYFSPFRVFSYVTFRTLAASLTAFLLGVLLMPWFIRKMRQLAIGQPIREDGPESHLKKAGTPSMGGLLIVFCTLVPALLFTHLTNPYVWVAMFALAGYAAIGFADDWLKVRRGRNLGLTGRQKMGMQVLMMFALGFWLLELHRRGLYSTEMNVPFFKNFRPDLLIDPLLQNTWTYPLGFALFFLFLLLVIVGSSNAVNLTDGLDGLAAGLMVIAGGAMTVLCYVSGHAQFARYLELARLPGAGELTIFCASLTGAVLAFLWYNAHPAEIFMGDAGSLALGGSLGVVAVLIKQELLLLFVGGVYVIEALSVMIQVASFRLRGRRVFLMAPLHHHFEKLGWHETKVVVRFWIAGLVWALLALTTLKLR; this is encoded by the coding sequence ATGTTCTACTGGCTCTTCTACGAACTCCTGTTTCCCTACTTCTCGCCGTTCCGCGTCTTCAGCTACGTCACCTTCCGCACGCTGGCCGCCAGCCTCACAGCCTTCCTGCTGGGCGTCCTCCTCATGCCGTGGTTCATCCGCAAGATGCGCCAGCTCGCCATCGGCCAGCCGATCCGCGAGGACGGACCGGAGAGCCATCTCAAGAAAGCCGGCACGCCGAGCATGGGCGGGCTGCTGATCGTGTTCTGCACGCTCGTGCCCGCGCTGCTGTTCACGCATCTCACCAACCCTTACGTCTGGGTGGCGATGTTCGCCCTCGCGGGCTACGCCGCCATCGGCTTCGCCGACGACTGGCTGAAGGTGCGGCGCGGCCGCAATCTCGGCCTCACCGGCAGGCAGAAGATGGGCATGCAGGTGCTGATGATGTTCGCCCTCGGCTTCTGGCTGCTGGAGCTGCACCGGCGCGGGCTGTACAGCACGGAAATGAACGTGCCCTTCTTCAAGAATTTCCGCCCCGACCTGCTCATCGACCCGCTGCTGCAGAACACGTGGACCTACCCGCTGGGCTTCGCCCTGTTCTTCCTGTTCCTGCTGCTTGTGATCGTAGGCTCGTCGAACGCCGTCAACCTCACCGACGGCCTCGACGGGCTGGCTGCGGGCCTCATGGTGATCGCCGGCGGCGCCATGACCGTGCTCTGCTACGTCAGCGGACACGCGCAGTTCGCCCGCTACCTCGAGCTGGCGCGCCTGCCGGGCGCGGGCGAGCTGACGATTTTCTGCGCCTCGCTCACCGGCGCCGTGCTGGCGTTTCTCTGGTACAACGCCCATCCGGCGGAGATCTTCATGGGCGATGCGGGCTCGCTGGCGCTGGGCGGCAGCCTCGGCGTCGTGGCCGTCCTCATCAAACAGGAACTGCTGCTTCTGTTTGTCGGCGGAGTCTACGTCATCGAAGCGCTGAGCGTCATGATCCAGGTGGCCAGCTTCCGGCTGCGCGGCAGGCGCGTGTTCCTGATGGCCCCGCTGCATCACCATTTCGAGAAGCTCGGATGGCACGAGACCAAGGTCGTGGTGCGGTTCTGGATCGCCGGGCTCGTCTGGGCCCTGCTGGCCCTCACCACGCTGAAGCTGAGGTAG
- the murD gene encoding UDP-N-acetylmuramoylalanine--D-glutamate ligase — protein sequence MDVRGARITVFGMGASGVAVLELLRSHGAVVRASDVRPREALPAFGAPFVPQSPAALEDCDIAVLSPGVPPDLPLFAEAAQRGLRIVGDVEAASWFLQGPVLGITGTNGKTTTTALTGHLLRAAGVPCQVGGNIGRPLAEMVASSRPDQWNVLELSSFQLETAHTLRVHVAAVLNITQNHLDRHRTFENYAAAKARILACQQPEDHAVLNAENPASAALASQARGRVWWFCAGGQRRPGFWQENGTLFADGEPFMEAAEIPLRGRHNLENVLAAAACARLAGASLEAIRDGVRTFAGVEHRIEFVRELDGVRFYNDSKATSVDATRKALESFDGNLWVILGGKDKGSDYRELRQLLAQRARAALLIGAAAPIIASHLEGALPLIHCGDLRTAVETAWQKAAPGDTVLLAPACASFDQFSGYEERGRVFKSLVHSLESRR from the coding sequence ATGGACGTGCGCGGCGCAAGAATCACGGTGTTCGGCATGGGCGCCTCCGGCGTGGCCGTGCTCGAACTGCTGCGCTCGCACGGCGCCGTGGTGCGGGCCTCCGACGTCCGCCCGCGCGAGGCGCTGCCGGCCTTCGGCGCCCCGTTCGTCCCGCAGTCCCCGGCGGCTCTCGAGGACTGCGACATCGCGGTGCTGAGCCCCGGCGTGCCGCCGGACCTGCCGCTGTTTGCGGAGGCCGCGCAGCGCGGCCTGCGCATCGTGGGCGACGTGGAAGCGGCGTCCTGGTTCCTGCAGGGCCCGGTTCTCGGCATCACCGGCACCAACGGCAAGACCACCACCACGGCCCTGACGGGCCATCTGCTGCGCGCGGCGGGCGTCCCCTGCCAGGTGGGCGGCAACATCGGCCGGCCTCTGGCGGAGATGGTGGCCTCTTCGCGGCCCGATCAGTGGAACGTGCTTGAGCTGTCCAGCTTCCAGCTGGAGACCGCGCACACGTTGCGCGTGCACGTCGCCGCCGTGCTCAACATCACGCAGAACCATCTGGACCGCCACCGCACGTTTGAGAATTACGCCGCCGCCAAGGCGCGCATCCTCGCCTGCCAGCAGCCGGAAGATCACGCCGTGCTCAACGCGGAGAACCCGGCCTCGGCCGCTCTGGCTTCGCAGGCGCGCGGCCGCGTCTGGTGGTTCTGCGCCGGCGGCCAGCGCCGCCCCGGCTTCTGGCAGGAAAACGGAACCCTGTTCGCGGACGGCGAGCCCTTCATGGAGGCCGCCGAAATTCCGCTGCGCGGACGGCACAATCTGGAAAACGTCCTCGCCGCGGCCGCCTGCGCGCGCCTGGCTGGAGCCTCGCTGGAAGCGATCCGCGACGGCGTCCGCACGTTCGCGGGCGTCGAGCACCGCATCGAATTCGTGCGCGAGCTGGACGGCGTCCGCTTCTACAACGACTCGAAAGCCACCAGCGTCGACGCCACGCGCAAGGCTCTCGAGTCGTTCGACGGCAACCTGTGGGTCATCCTCGGCGGCAAGGACAAGGGCAGCGACTACCGCGAGCTGCGCCAGCTGCTGGCGCAGCGCGCCCGCGCCGCCCTGCTCATCGGCGCCGCCGCGCCCATCATCGCCTCCCATCTGGAAGGCGCGCTGCCGCTGATCCATTGCGGCGACCTGCGGACCGCCGTCGAAACGGCCTGGCAGAAGGCCGCGCCCGGCGACACGGTGCTGCTGGCGCCAGCCTGCGCCAGCTTCGATCAGTTCAGCGGCTACGAAGAACGCGGCCGCGTCTTCAAGTCTCTCGTCCACTCGCTGGAGAGCCGCCGATGA